In Macadamia integrifolia cultivar HAES 741 chromosome 1, SCU_Mint_v3, whole genome shotgun sequence, a single window of DNA contains:
- the LOC122072150 gene encoding uncharacterized protein LOC122072150 has protein sequence MGLKLDVQKAFDTVEWEFLFDVLRKFGFSQLWIGWINQILASSKFSVLVNGSPMGFFGVEKGLHQGDPLSLLLFILAKEALCRGLKDLCDKVVVKGIPGPRHVHTPSHLLYVDDLVTFMNAEIRRVMKLKEFLNSYQAYSVDKFKARLARWKGHLSSMAGKVELVKSIWNHIRRKKEVVDWETLIWCKHLQPRLSIFGWRIMHTKLPTDGAVMRKGVNMASRSWKGKLLSLAGHIELVRSVTSSIPMHNFAVHWWPLASIKIVETWMRNFIWSGQMEGQKKITVKWEDCCKPKKEGGLGIRKLRDVNRACLCKLLWKIKHEDSRMSQFFRARFTTSDGDLRSYKSSSIWQGLKRVWDFVTNMESWTVGNGVKISFWKDHWLENSSLAESSNMDLEALTSRQLRVADFIRNGEENIPNEFRGCLPLEIIFIWSLLFGLGVGRDKKQKGACFLVFHSLESFSTSTAGSIWMEALWNMFYDLIGVKWQHFIRMEDLFSWWKRKAKSVTFSRVWLSGAVLIPYAVWMERNMRIHEGTYWHHRQHFAMIKGEIGMISTVHLGKNLSVADLMCARRVGIPRVIGKQREIFEVQWCLPPQNWIKLNTDGCPLGNPRKARAGDVFRNYKGEPLLNFRNFVGVKSNFEAEFLALITGLELAKNSCIQNLRIECDSAAVVFLFSKGLVPWFIQQRWRGVLSYLGSISWKVTHCYREANVVADFLAKTVARFESNSPVEAWPLLTSRELELDAAQWPRFRFT, from the exons ATGGGTCTCAAATTGGATGTCCAAAAAGCATTTGACACAGTAGAGTGGGAGTTCCTATTTGATGTGCTTCGAAAGTTTGGGTTCTCTCAGCTGTGGATTGGTTGGATTAATCAGATTCTAGCATCCTCTAAGTTTTCGGTACTAGTTAATGGTAGTCCGATGGGATTCTTTGGAGTGGAAAAGGGCTTGCATCAGGGCGATCCTCTCTCCCTACTACTTTTCATTCTAGCTAAAGAAGCATTATGCAGAGGATTGAAAGATCTTTGTGATAAAGTGGTGGTCAAGGGTATTCCTGGCCCTAGACATGTTCACACTCCTTCTCACCTTCTTTATGTAGATGACTTAGTGACTTTTATGAATGCTGAGATAAGAAGGGttatgaagcttaaagagttcCTAAATTCCTATCAAGCTTACTCAG TGGATAAATTTAAAGCTCGTCTTGCAAGATGGAAGGGTCATCTTTCATCAATGGCTGGAAAAGTTGAGCTAGTGAAATCAATCTGGAATCATATTAGGCGAAAAAAGGAGGTTGTTGACTGGGAGACGTTGATTTGGTGTAAACACTTGCAACCTCGTCTATCTATATTTGGGTGGAGGATTATGCATACGAAGTTGCCTACAGATGGGGCGGTTATGAGGAAAGGTGTTAATATGGCATCAAGAT CCTGGAAAGGGAAATTGCTCTCGCTGGCAGGCCATATTGAACTAGTTCGTTCAGTTACATCGAGCATTCCTATGCATAATTTTGCAGTTCATTGGTGGCCTCTGGCATCAATTAAAATTGTAGAAACatggatgaggaacttcatTTGGTCTGGTCAAATGGAAGGTCAGAAAAAAATCACTGTCAAATGGGAGGATTGTTGCAAGCCAAAGAAGGAGGGAGGTCTGGGTATTCGGAAGTTGCGAGATGTTAACAGAGCTTGTCTATGTAAATTATTATGGAAAATAAAGCATGAGGATTCTAGAATGAGTCAATTTTTCAGAGCAAGGTTTACTACCAGCGACGGCGATCTCAGgagctacaagtcttcatctatttggcagggtctaaaaagggtgtgGGACTTTGTAACAAATATGGAGAGCTGGACAGTAGGAAATGGCGTCAAGATTAGCTTCTGGAAGGATCATTGGTTAGAAAATTCCTCATTGGCGGAATCCTCTAATATGGACTTAGAAGCGCTTACTTCGAGGCAGCTGCGGGTGGCGGATTTCATTAGGAATG GCGAAGAGAATATCCCTAACGAATTTAGAGGATGCTTGCCACTGGAAATTATCTTCATCTGGAGCCTTCTCTTTGGCCTCGGCGTGGGAAGAGATAAGAAGCAAAAAGGCGCCTGTTTCTTGGTTTTCCATTCTCTAGAAAGCTTTTCTACATCCACGGCAGGCAGTATTTGGATGGAG GCCCTGTGGAATATGTTCTATGAtctaattggtgtcaaatggcAACACTTCATAAGAATGGAAGATTTATTTAGCTGGTGGAAACGTAAAGCAAAATCCGTCACTTTCTCAAGAGTATGGCTTAGCGGCGCGGTGTTAATTCCTTATGCagtttggatggagaggaatatgAGAATCCACGAGGGTACCTATTGGCATCACAGGCAGCATTTTGCTATGATTAAAGGAGAGATAGGCATGATTTCGACAGTGCACCTTGGGAAGAACTTGTCCGTAGCTGATTTGATGTGTGCCAGGAGAGTGGGAATTCCCCGTGTAATTGGCAagcaaagagaaatttttgaagTTCAATGGTGTCTCCCCCCTCAGAACTGGATTAAGCTAAATACTGATGGGTGCCCGCTAGGGAATCCTCGAAAGGCTAGAGCTGGCGATGTGTTTAGAAATTACAAGGGCGAACCTTTGctgaatttcagaaattttgttGGTGTAAAATCtaactttgaagctgaattttTAGCTCTCATTACCGGCCTTGAACTTGCAAAAAACTCTTGTATCCAAAACCTTCGGATCGAGTGTGACTCTGCTGCTGTGGTGTTCTTATTCTCCAAAGGGTTGGTTCCATGGTTTATTCAGCAAAGATGGAGGGGCGTTCTCTCTTATTTGGGCTCAATTTCTTGGAAAGTCACTCATTGCTACCGCGAAGCAAATGTGGTAGCCGATTTCTTAGCGAAAACAGTAGCAAGATTTGAATCAAATTCCCCTGTCGAGGCCTGGCCCCTTCTCACCTCCAGGGAGCTGGAATTGGATGCGGCCCAATGGCCAAGATTCCGATTCacttag